One window from the genome of Manis pentadactyla isolate mManPen7 chromosome 15, mManPen7.hap1, whole genome shotgun sequence encodes:
- the LOC118917167 gene encoding EP300-interacting inhibitor of differentiation 2-like — MSELPADCSVPHPDAEDGDRDAPQAEVGGGPREPFRARPEEPGEGPMAAAREVLVAAARAAGVPEVARLLAELAEEERREGRPGNGPGLAASPHRLRRLFSLFELNYRHFPRLYLPLSLILARMQVLERRRRSVEARRAREAAFDAEHLWNPQRLAFGSLTHTIALTASEVIDPLVEELGCDKFINRE, encoded by the coding sequence ATGTCCGAGCTGCCGGCGGACTGCAGTGTCCCGCACCCCGACGCGGAGGACGGGGACCGCGACGCCCCGCAGGCGGAGGTAGGCGGCGGGCCGCGAGAGCCGTTCCGGGCGCGGCCTGAGGAGCCCGGGGAAGGTCCGATGGCGGCAGCCAGGGAAGTTCTAGTGGCGGCGGCCAGGGCAGCTGGGGTGCCAGAGGTCGCCCGACTGTTGGCGGAGCTAGCGGAGGAAGAGCGTCGGGAGGGCAGGCCCGGGAACGGCCCAGGCCTGGCTGCGTCGCCTCATCGCCTTCGTCGCCTGTTTAGCCTTTTTGAACTTAATTACAGGCATTTTCCCCGCCTCTATCTGCCGCTCTCCCTGATTCTGGCCAGAATGCAGGTGCTTGAACGCCGCAGGAGATCTGTGGAAGCCCGCAGAGCCAGGGAAGCGGCGTTTGATGCCGAGCATCTGTGGAATCCCCAGAGGCTGGCTTTTGGTAGTTTAACACATACCATAGCTCTGACTGCATCTGAAGTGATCGATCCTCTGGTAGAAGAACTTGGCTGTGATAAGTTTATCAACAGAGAATAG